A genome region from Gossypium hirsutum isolate 1008001.06 chromosome A04, Gossypium_hirsutum_v2.1, whole genome shotgun sequence includes the following:
- the LOC107898222 gene encoding glucose-6-phosphate/phosphate translocator 1, chloroplastic isoform X2, which translates to MSFSFKQSGLATCMNVTNSGFHKRLISTICSRSSFSPCLNLQNPERRNLSVSKPLHISSIEKINEKKTVFECKAYEADKSQPIEVEVKSEAAKRLKIGIYFATWWALNVVFNIYNKKVLNAYPYPWLTSTLSLACGSLMMLISWATRIAETPKTDFEFWKTLFPVAVAHTIGHVAATVSMSKVAVSFTHIIKSGEPAFSVLVSRFLLGETFPPSVYLSLVPIIGGCALAAVTELNFNMTEGPQMWAAGWQKALSEIGPQFVWWVAAQSIFYHLYNQVSYMSLDEISPLTFSVGNTMKRISVIVSSIIIFHTPVQPINALGAAIAILGTFLYSQAKA; encoded by the exons ATGAGTTTTAGCTTTAAGCAATCAGGTTTAGCTACATGCATGAATGTTACAAATTCTGGGTTTCATAAAAGATTAATTTCAACAATTTGTAGCAGATCTTCGTTTTCACCATGTTTAAACCTTCAAAATCCGGAAAGAAGAAATCTTTCAGTGTCAAAACCATTGCATATTTCATCGATTGAGAAAATTAATGAGAAAAAAACAGTGTTTGAATGCAAGGCTTATGAAGCTGACAAGTCACAACCTATTGAAGTTGAAGTGAAATCAGAAGCTGCAAAAAGGTTGAAAATTGGGATTTATTTTGCAACTTGGTGGGCTTTGAATGTGGTTTTCAATATATATAACAAGAAGGTTTTGAATGCTTACCCTTACCCATGGCTGACTTCAACTTTGTCCCTTGCTTGTGGTTCTTTGATGATGTTAATTTCATGGGCTACGAGGATTGCTGAGACCCCAAAAAcagattttgagttttggaagaCTTTGTTTCCG GTTGCCGTAGCACATACCATTGGACATGTAGCAGCAACCGTGAGTATGTCGAAGGTTGCAGTTTCGTTCACCCACATCATCAAAAGTGGTGAACCGGCTTTCTCTGTCTTGGTTTCGAGGTTCTTGCTTGGAGAGACCTTTCCTCCATCGGTTTATTTGTCCCTTGTTCCGATCATCGGTGGTTGTGCTCTTGCCGCTGTAACCGAACTCAACTTCAATATGACTG AGGGACCACAGATGTGGGCAGCAGGATGGCAAAAGGCCTTATCGGAAATAGGACCACAGTTTGTCTG GTGGGTAGCAGCGCAAAGTATCTTCTATCATCTCTACAATCAAGTCTCATACATGTCCCTTGATGAGATCTCTCCCTTGACATTTAGCGTTGGGAACACCATGAAACGTATATCCGTTATAGTCTCCTCAATCATCATCTTCCACACGCCGGTCCAGCCCATCAATGCTCTCGGAGCTGCAATCGCGATCCTTGGAACCTTCTTGTATTCCCAG GCAAAAGCGTGA
- the LOC107898222 gene encoding glucose-6-phosphate/phosphate translocator 1, chloroplastic isoform X1 — translation MSFSFKQSGLATCMNVTNSGFHKRLISTICSRSSFSPCLNLQNPERRNLSVSKPLHISSIEKINEKKTVFECKAYEADKSQPIEVEVKSEAAKRLKIGIYFATWWALNVVFNIYNKKVLNAYPYPWLTSTLSLACGSLMMLISWATRIAETPKTDFEFWKTLFPVAVAHTIGHVAATVSMSKVAVSFTHIIKSGEPAFSVLVSRFLLGETFPPSVYLSLVPIIGGCALAAVTELNFNMTGFMGAMISNFAFVLRNIFSKKGMKGKSVSGMNYYACLSLLSLLILTPFAVAVEGPQMWAAGWQKALSEIGPQFVWWVAAQSIFYHLYNQVSYMSLDEISPLTFSVGNTMKRISVIVSSIIIFHTPVQPINALGAAIAILGTFLYSQAKA, via the exons ATGAGTTTTAGCTTTAAGCAATCAGGTTTAGCTACATGCATGAATGTTACAAATTCTGGGTTTCATAAAAGATTAATTTCAACAATTTGTAGCAGATCTTCGTTTTCACCATGTTTAAACCTTCAAAATCCGGAAAGAAGAAATCTTTCAGTGTCAAAACCATTGCATATTTCATCGATTGAGAAAATTAATGAGAAAAAAACAGTGTTTGAATGCAAGGCTTATGAAGCTGACAAGTCACAACCTATTGAAGTTGAAGTGAAATCAGAAGCTGCAAAAAGGTTGAAAATTGGGATTTATTTTGCAACTTGGTGGGCTTTGAATGTGGTTTTCAATATATATAACAAGAAGGTTTTGAATGCTTACCCTTACCCATGGCTGACTTCAACTTTGTCCCTTGCTTGTGGTTCTTTGATGATGTTAATTTCATGGGCTACGAGGATTGCTGAGACCCCAAAAAcagattttgagttttggaagaCTTTGTTTCCG GTTGCCGTAGCACATACCATTGGACATGTAGCAGCAACCGTGAGTATGTCGAAGGTTGCAGTTTCGTTCACCCACATCATCAAAAGTGGTGAACCGGCTTTCTCTGTCTTGGTTTCGAGGTTCTTGCTTGGAGAGACCTTTCCTCCATCGGTTTATTTGTCCCTTGTTCCGATCATCGGTGGTTGTGCTCTTGCCGCTGTAACCGAACTCAACTTCAATATGACTG GTTTTATGGGAGCTATGATATCGAACTTTGCATTTGTCTTACGTAACATATTCTCGAAAAAGGGGATGAAGGGGAAATCCGTTAGCGGGATGAACTACTACGCGTGTCTATCTTTGTTGTCTCTCTTAATTCTTACACCTTTCGCTGTTGCCGTAGAGGGACCACAGATGTGGGCAGCAGGATGGCAAAAGGCCTTATCGGAAATAGGACCACAGTTTGTCTG GTGGGTAGCAGCGCAAAGTATCTTCTATCATCTCTACAATCAAGTCTCATACATGTCCCTTGATGAGATCTCTCCCTTGACATTTAGCGTTGGGAACACCATGAAACGTATATCCGTTATAGTCTCCTCAATCATCATCTTCCACACGCCGGTCCAGCCCATCAATGCTCTCGGAGCTGCAATCGCGATCCTTGGAACCTTCTTGTATTCCCAG GCAAAAGCGTGA